The following proteins are co-located in the Nitrospira sp. genome:
- a CDS encoding thiazole synthase, with protein MATMNDRLVIAGREFQSRLWVGTGKYKDFAETKKAIDASGADVVTVAVRRVNITDRSKENLLDYLDPKKYIILPNTAGCYTVEDAVRYARLARAAGVSDLVKLEVLGDEKTLFPDTAGLIEAAKILIKEGFIVLPYTNDDPIVAKKLVDIGCPAVMPLAAPIGSGLGIRNPYNLKIIMETVKVPIIVDAGVGTASDAALAMEYGADAVLMNTAIAGAQDPIAMAEAMKYAVWAGRLAYKAGRIPRKLYATASSPIEGML; from the coding sequence ATGGCTACGATGAATGATCGGTTGGTGATCGCCGGTAGGGAGTTTCAATCGCGTCTGTGGGTCGGTACCGGAAAATACAAAGACTTTGCGGAAACCAAGAAAGCGATCGATGCCTCCGGGGCTGATGTTGTGACGGTGGCCGTTCGTCGCGTGAATATCACGGATCGTTCTAAAGAAAATCTCCTGGACTATCTCGATCCGAAGAAATACATCATTCTGCCGAACACGGCCGGGTGTTATACGGTCGAAGACGCGGTGCGGTACGCTCGGCTGGCACGGGCGGCCGGCGTGTCCGATCTGGTCAAGCTGGAAGTGCTCGGCGACGAGAAAACGTTGTTTCCCGACACGGCGGGCTTGATCGAAGCGGCCAAGATTCTCATCAAGGAAGGGTTCATCGTGCTGCCCTATACCAACGATGACCCGATCGTGGCAAAGAAACTGGTGGACATCGGTTGCCCGGCGGTGATGCCGCTGGCCGCACCGATCGGCTCCGGTCTCGGCATCCGCAATCCGTACAATCTGAAGATCATCATGGAGACGGTGAAGGTGCCCATCATTGTAGACGCAGGGGTGGGAACGGCCTCCGATGCCGCGCTGGCGATGGAGTATGGCGCAGATGCGGTGCTGATGAATACCGCGATCGCTGGAGCCCAGGATCCTATCGCCATGGCGGAAGCCATGAAGTACGCCGTCTGGGCAGGTCGCCTGGCATACAAGGCGGGGCGCATCCCCCGCAAGCTGTACGCGACGGCGAGCAGTCCGATCGAAGGGATGTTGTGA
- the thiS gene encoding sulfur carrier protein ThiS → MKIQLNGESRGIGVGQTVAGLLRELDIRTDRVAVELNLEILDRNDFETRGLRDGDRVEILSFIGGGAN, encoded by the coding sequence GTGAAGATCCAGCTGAATGGCGAATCTCGAGGGATCGGCGTCGGGCAGACGGTGGCAGGGCTGTTACGGGAGTTGGACATCCGGACCGATCGCGTGGCGGTTGAATTGAACTTGGAAATTTTGGACCGGAACGACTTCGAGACCCGCGGGCTCCGTGATGGAGATCGGGTGGAAATATTAAGCTTCATTGGCGGCGGAGCGAACTAA
- a CDS encoding histidinol-phosphatase — translation MDQRVQQLAQIFRAMATLLATQRANPYRVRAYRNAADAILSVTGDLTDLAARHELQNIPGIGKDLAGKIEEFLSTGTIRAYEELRTPLPEEVAAWAALPGLSDALVSYVYFRLNIRTLTDLESLVASHLLRTQPGFTGSEEALLAAIRRQLTPAALTPPDAAP, via the coding sequence ATGGATCAACGCGTCCAGCAACTCGCCCAGATCTTCCGGGCCATGGCCACACTCCTGGCAACCCAACGCGCCAATCCCTATCGGGTACGCGCCTACCGGAACGCGGCCGATGCGATTCTCTCCGTGACAGGAGATCTGACCGATTTGGCTGCACGGCACGAGTTGCAGAACATCCCGGGAATCGGGAAAGACTTAGCGGGGAAAATAGAAGAGTTTCTCTCGACCGGCACGATTCGCGCGTATGAAGAACTGAGGACTCCGTTGCCGGAGGAAGTGGCGGCCTGGGCTGCACTACCAGGCCTATCCGATGCCTTGGTGAGCTATGTGTATTTCAGACTCAACATCCGCACCTTGACCGATCTGGAATCCCTGGTTGCGTCCCACCTGTTGCGAACGCAACCAGGATTTACCGGATCGGAAGAAGCATTGCTCGCGGCAATCCGTCGCCAGCTCACACCGGCAGCACTTACGCCGCCGGACGCAGCTCCTTAA
- a CDS encoding S41 family peptidase, with protein sequence MEQRRSRRWLYLLLMVTVALGIGLILEKGLERTGHASETYEELRTFSEVLTQVQKHYVDETKVKDLVQGAIRGMLSTLDPHSAYMTPEMYKEMQVETKGEFGGVGIQIGVKENRLAVISPIEGTPAHRAGIKAGDFITKVNDEPTKDLTLMDAVQKMRGPKGTKVNLTIQREGTADPLAFSLVRDTIKIESVKFKVLDNTIGYVRLTQFQEATGRDLSRALKQFKEQKVQGTILDLRNNPGGLLTAAVDVSEQFVGNGKLIVYTKGREGKKDEWFSKTKETLEDSPMIILVNEGSASASEIVAGALQDWGRAVIVGTTSFGKGSVQTILPLGDGSGLRLTTAKYYTPKGRSIQSTGITPDIVVKLQAPTVAKAGEKEGKEPEPKVAKGAATGKDAPAKPAEEPAHKNGAVSLGDAAGEISLDDDVQLQKAVELLKTWKIFKELRPAA encoded by the coding sequence ATGGAACAGCGGCGGAGCCGACGGTGGTTATATCTTTTGTTGATGGTGACGGTGGCCTTAGGCATCGGCCTGATTTTGGAAAAGGGATTGGAACGGACCGGGCACGCATCCGAAACCTACGAGGAATTGCGGACATTCTCCGAGGTGTTGACGCAGGTGCAGAAACACTATGTCGACGAAACTAAGGTGAAAGACCTCGTCCAGGGCGCGATTCGTGGCATGCTGTCGACGCTCGATCCGCATTCGGCCTACATGACTCCTGAGATGTATAAAGAGATGCAAGTCGAGACCAAGGGTGAATTCGGCGGGGTGGGGATTCAAATCGGCGTGAAGGAAAACCGATTGGCCGTGATTTCCCCGATCGAAGGAACACCCGCGCATCGGGCAGGCATCAAGGCCGGCGACTTCATTACCAAGGTGAACGACGAGCCCACCAAAGACTTGACCCTGATGGATGCGGTGCAGAAAATGCGCGGCCCGAAGGGGACGAAAGTCAATCTGACGATTCAGCGCGAAGGCACCGCCGATCCTCTGGCGTTCTCACTGGTGCGCGATACCATCAAGATCGAAAGCGTGAAGTTCAAGGTGCTCGACAACACCATCGGGTATGTCCGGCTGACACAGTTCCAGGAGGCCACGGGTCGTGACCTCAGTCGGGCGCTGAAGCAATTTAAGGAGCAGAAGGTGCAGGGCACCATCCTCGACCTGCGGAACAATCCCGGCGGTCTGCTGACGGCGGCGGTCGATGTGTCGGAACAGTTTGTGGGGAATGGAAAGCTGATCGTTTATACCAAGGGCCGCGAAGGCAAGAAAGATGAGTGGTTCTCCAAGACCAAGGAGACGCTGGAAGATTCTCCGATGATCATCCTGGTGAACGAAGGATCTGCGAGTGCGTCCGAGATCGTGGCCGGTGCCCTGCAGGATTGGGGGCGTGCCGTGATCGTCGGGACTACGTCGTTCGGCAAAGGATCGGTGCAAACGATTCTCCCGCTCGGTGACGGCTCCGGCCTCCGTCTCACGACGGCTAAGTACTATACCCCGAAAGGCCGCTCGATTCAGTCGACCGGCATCACACCGGACATTGTCGTGAAGCTTCAGGCACCGACGGTGGCAAAAGCCGGTGAGAAGGAAGGGAAGGAACCTGAGCCGAAGGTGGCGAAGGGGGCGGCGACGGGTAAGGATGCGCCCGCAAAACCGGCCGAGGAACCGGCGCATAAGAACGGGGCCGTCTCACTAGGCGATGCAGCCGGAGAAATTTCCTTGGACGACGACGTTCAACTGCAGAAAGCCGTCGAACTGCTCAAGACGTGGAAAATCTTTAAGGAGCTGCGTCCGGCGGCGTAA
- a CDS encoding peptidoglycan DD-metalloendopeptidase family protein, with product MRWIRGGCLFLTLLWLVSLSQAAERKDSYADKIEQEKKTLEKLRGTIVEKRKKADEAEKKRESVLQGLQSLDERLVRYRQEHQDIVKKLKRKDLEIEQMSVQLSRLSERIDERQDAIAARLRVQYVEGRFWHLKTLLAASSAGDFQRRFRYLSAVTQREYEIMETYRRDAERIAEVERNREEARQGILAYKVTTEDKLAQIQGLKKQKRVYLAKITQEKESHDRAVEELERSATRVDSLLKELEARRRAALASRPPSAGGGLRALRGTLLWPTDGQVVSYFGRQKHPTFNTYIQRKGIEIRAAEGSNIRSVLAGQVVYADWLKGYGLVIIMDHANGVFSLYAHASKILTSVGARIEAGEAIGETGDTGMTGENTLYFELREGAEPVDPLVWLSKR from the coding sequence ATGAGGTGGATTCGGGGGGGATGCCTGTTCCTCACGCTGCTGTGGCTGGTTTCGCTGTCGCAGGCTGCCGAGCGTAAGGACTCGTACGCGGACAAGATCGAGCAGGAAAAGAAGACGCTGGAAAAACTGCGCGGCACCATTGTCGAAAAACGCAAGAAGGCGGATGAGGCGGAGAAGAAGCGGGAATCGGTGTTACAGGGTTTGCAATCGTTAGATGAGCGCCTGGTTCGATATCGGCAGGAGCACCAGGATATCGTCAAGAAGCTCAAGCGGAAGGATTTGGAAATTGAGCAGATGAGCGTGCAACTAAGTCGGCTCTCTGAGCGTATCGACGAACGGCAGGATGCCATTGCCGCCCGCTTACGGGTTCAGTATGTCGAGGGGCGCTTCTGGCATCTGAAGACGCTTCTTGCGGCCAGTTCAGCCGGAGATTTCCAGCGTCGGTTTCGCTATCTCTCGGCAGTGACGCAGCGAGAGTATGAGATCATGGAAACCTACCGAAGGGATGCCGAGCGGATCGCTGAAGTCGAACGAAATCGGGAGGAGGCACGTCAGGGCATTCTGGCGTACAAGGTCACCACGGAAGACAAGCTGGCTCAGATCCAGGGTTTGAAAAAACAGAAACGGGTCTATCTTGCGAAAATCACGCAAGAAAAGGAATCCCATGATCGGGCCGTGGAAGAGCTGGAACGTTCGGCAACCAGGGTCGACAGTCTATTGAAGGAGCTGGAGGCCAGGCGTCGAGCCGCGCTGGCCAGTCGCCCACCGTCCGCCGGGGGAGGCCTTCGCGCCTTACGCGGAACGCTGTTGTGGCCCACCGACGGGCAAGTGGTGTCCTACTTCGGCAGGCAGAAGCATCCCACGTTTAATACCTATATCCAGCGAAAAGGGATTGAGATTCGCGCGGCGGAAGGGAGTAATATACGGTCGGTGTTGGCCGGTCAGGTTGTCTATGCAGACTGGTTGAAAGGGTACGGACTCGTTATAATCATGGATCATGCCAATGGGGTGTTTTCGCTGTACGCCCATGCATCAAAAATTTTGACCTCCGTCGGGGCCAGAATAGAAGCGGGGGAAGCAATCGGTGAGACGGGCGATACGGGCATGACTGGTGAGAATACGCTTTATTTTGAGCTGCGCGAAGGGGCGGAGCCGGTAGATCCCCTGGTGTGGCTCTCTAAGCGGTAG